In Acidobacteriota bacterium, a single window of DNA contains:
- a CDS encoding 16S rRNA (cytosine(1402)-N(4))-methyltransferase has product MEDNKASQEAEHGEDSGRQRHVPVLLEEAIHFLNVRRGGTYIDATLGLGGHSYELAKRLGPQGHLIGFDKDPKALELARKRLGDLTAELGGEAPGITLINQSYAEVGQRIAATSADGLLADLGISSLQLSDAARGFSFQAEGPLDMRMNPRSERTADQVVNHLDERTLADVIYEFGEERRSRRIARAIVRARPIRSTAHLAQIVAAALPAMKHKRIHPATTTFQAIRIFVNRELEDLRSLLETAPQVLLPSTGRLVVISFHSLEDRMVKDAMREGAKNGVYRLLTKKPVTASEAEVDRNPRARSAKLRAAEKV; this is encoded by the coding sequence GTGGAAGACAACAAGGCCTCCCAGGAGGCCGAACATGGCGAGGATAGTGGAAGGCAACGTCATGTTCCAGTTCTTTTAGAAGAAGCGATCCATTTTCTGAACGTGCGGCGCGGCGGCACCTATATCGACGCGACCCTCGGGCTTGGCGGCCACTCCTACGAACTCGCAAAGCGCCTCGGCCCACAGGGTCATTTGATTGGCTTCGATAAGGATCCGAAGGCGCTGGAGCTGGCGCGCAAGCGCCTCGGGGACCTCACAGCCGAACTTGGCGGCGAGGCTCCCGGAATCACGCTGATCAACCAATCGTATGCGGAAGTTGGGCAGCGAATCGCGGCGACAAGCGCAGACGGTCTGCTGGCCGACCTGGGAATCAGCTCCTTGCAGCTTTCCGACGCAGCACGCGGATTCAGTTTTCAGGCGGAAGGGCCGCTCGACATGCGCATGAACCCGCGCAGCGAACGTACCGCCGATCAAGTGGTAAACCACCTCGACGAGAGAACTCTCGCCGATGTGATTTACGAATTCGGTGAGGAAAGGAGGTCGCGGAGAATCGCCAGAGCCATTGTCCGGGCACGGCCGATACGATCCACAGCTCACTTAGCTCAGATTGTTGCGGCCGCGCTCCCGGCAATGAAACATAAGCGCATTCATCCAGCGACAACAACTTTCCAGGCAATCCGAATCTTCGTAAACCGCGAGCTTGAGGACCTGAGGAGTTTGCTTGAGACGGCTCCTCAGGTTCTCCTCCCTTCGACCGGGAGGCTGGTGGTGATTAGCTTTCATTCGCTGGAAGATCGCATGGTGAAAGATGCGATGCGCGAGGGAGCAAAGAACGGCGTCTATCGGCTGCTGACGAAAAAGCCGGTGACAGCTTCAGAAGCGGAAGTGGATCGCAACCCGCGAGCGCGCAGCGCGAAGTTGCGTGCCGCGGAGAAGGTTTAG
- a CDS encoding division/cell wall cluster transcriptional repressor MraZ, with translation MFRGNHPTRMDEKGRLKVPAEFKRTIDESYGGGQFYITSRDGKVAEIYPFEEWQRIEEKLAKVSNFNPAKKKFLDRVNYYGQMVEIDNQGRLLIPQLLRESADVKGEVLVFGNLTYLEVRNAELFRKHLEDNPITPEDEKTLADLGI, from the coding sequence ATGTTTCGTGGCAATCACCCAACCCGCATGGACGAAAAGGGACGGCTCAAGGTGCCTGCCGAGTTCAAGCGCACTATCGACGAGAGCTATGGTGGCGGGCAATTTTACATCACCAGTCGCGATGGGAAGGTTGCCGAGATTTATCCCTTTGAGGAGTGGCAGCGGATCGAAGAGAAGCTGGCAAAGGTGTCGAACTTCAATCCAGCCAAGAAGAAGTTCCTGGATCGAGTGAATTACTACGGCCAAATGGTGGAGATCGATAACCAGGGAAGATTGCTGATTCCGCAGTTGCTGCGCGAGTCAGCGGACGTGAAAGGGGAAGTGCTGGTCTTCGGGAATCTGACTTACTTGGAAGTGCGGAACGCAGAACTCTTCCGCAAGCACCTCGAAGACAATCCGATCACGCCAGAGGATGAGAAGACGCTCGCTGATCTGGGCATCTAG
- a CDS encoding cell division protein FtsL encodes MATQAITGGYRMWQPVGPARRSTRKWGGVTPEIYFNKAIDNSRLVKVADPKRAREVAMFSVSLAVLFLFTMIYAWQHLSSIECGYKIEAQKIERDGLLEQNRALRLQEASLRDPERIEQLAARMGLVAPQAGQVMHLEATIDPTAPVMARASGIQVVESNWQ; translated from the coding sequence ATGGCAACCCAGGCAATCACGGGCGGCTATCGCATGTGGCAGCCGGTTGGCCCGGCTCGGCGATCGACGCGCAAATGGGGCGGAGTTACGCCCGAGATCTACTTCAATAAGGCCATCGACAATTCGCGTCTCGTGAAAGTTGCGGATCCAAAGCGAGCGCGCGAAGTGGCCATGTTCTCGGTCTCGCTTGCCGTGCTGTTTCTCTTCACGATGATTTACGCGTGGCAGCACCTCAGCTCGATCGAGTGCGGCTACAAGATCGAAGCGCAGAAAATTGAGCGCGATGGCCTGCTTGAGCAGAACCGTGCATTGCGTCTGCAGGAGGCATCATTGCGCGATCCTGAGCGTATTGAACAACTCGCAGCCAGAATGGGATTGGTGGCTCCACAGGCGGGTCAAGTCATGCACCTCGAAGCGACCATTGATCCAACAGCTCCGGTGATGGCGCGGGCATC
- a CDS encoding dicarboxylate/amino acid:cation symporter, whose product MSTAKKGLFNQRIWLATVLVLTALALIFVLISHARPLPEALLRSTRCALVGALLIYASLRRSLMTWIFASMVIGGIFGHEFPRQAIALQVITQIFLRLIKAIIAPLIFSTLVVGIAGHSDLKQVGRMGLKALIYFEVITTLALIIGLSAINITKAGVGVRVPSDQVATVTVPQKQTPSDLILHVFPENIAKSVAEGQVLQVVVFALIFGLALGMLPEIKRRPLLTFFESLSETMFKFTNIVMYLAAPAVGAAIAYTIGQLGVGVLSNLLKLLSTLYLALIAFIVFVLLPVALIARVPLRRFLHAVAEPATIAFATSTSEAALPRAMEAMEAIGVPRQIVAFVIPTGYSFNLDGSTLYLSLAAIFVSQAANHPLSLAEQILLVVTLMLTSKGVAGVPRASLVILMATLSSFNLPVWPVYIILGIDALMDMARTSVNVVGNCLASVVIAKWEGEFGKEMPSEVVVEALIE is encoded by the coding sequence ATGTCCACCGCTAAGAAAGGCCTCTTTAACCAACGCATCTGGCTTGCGACGGTGCTGGTTTTGACGGCCCTCGCTCTCATTTTTGTTCTGATATCGCATGCCCGCCCGTTACCGGAAGCATTGCTCCGCAGCACTCGCTGCGCGCTCGTTGGAGCACTGCTGATCTACGCGTCCCTGCGTCGGTCTCTCATGACTTGGATCTTTGCCTCCATGGTGATCGGCGGCATTTTTGGCCATGAGTTTCCTCGACAGGCAATCGCACTGCAGGTCATCACACAGATTTTTTTGCGATTGATTAAAGCCATCATTGCCCCACTGATTTTCAGCACGCTGGTCGTCGGCATCGCCGGGCACTCAGATCTCAAGCAGGTCGGACGCATGGGGCTGAAGGCACTCATCTACTTTGAGGTAATTACAACGCTGGCGCTCATAATCGGCCTGAGCGCAATCAACATCACCAAAGCCGGCGTGGGAGTTCGCGTTCCATCCGATCAAGTGGCAACTGTGACAGTTCCGCAGAAGCAAACGCCGAGCGATCTGATCCTGCACGTTTTTCCGGAGAATATCGCGAAGTCAGTGGCTGAAGGACAGGTGCTCCAAGTGGTCGTCTTCGCCCTGATATTTGGACTGGCTTTGGGAATGCTTCCCGAAATAAAACGCCGACCGCTGCTGACATTTTTTGAGAGCCTTTCCGAGACGATGTTTAAGTTCACGAACATCGTGATGTATCTGGCGGCTCCAGCGGTGGGGGCCGCGATTGCTTATACGATTGGACAACTCGGCGTCGGCGTGCTCTCGAATTTACTCAAACTTCTGAGCACGTTGTATTTGGCATTGATCGCATTCATTGTCTTCGTACTGCTGCCGGTGGCGCTGATTGCACGCGTTCCGCTGCGTCGTTTCTTGCATGCGGTTGCAGAGCCGGCGACCATCGCGTTTGCGACCAGCACGTCGGAGGCAGCACTCCCACGGGCGATGGAAGCAATGGAAGCGATCGGCGTACCTCGCCAGATCGTCGCCTTTGTGATTCCCACGGGTTATAGCTTCAACCTCGACGGCAGCACGCTTTATCTTTCTCTAGCGGCAATCTTCGTATCGCAAGCTGCCAATCATCCGCTCTCGCTGGCCGAGCAAATACTCCTGGTTGTGACGCTGATGCTAACGAGCAAGGGCGTTGCCGGTGTTCCACGCGCAAGCCTGGTGATCCTCATGGCAACGCTCAGCAGCTTCAACCTGCCAGTGTGGCCCGTATACATCATTCTCGGCATTGATGCGCTTATGGACATGGCCCGAACGTCGGTGAACGTCGTCGGCAATTGTCTGGCTAGCGTTGTAATCGCGAAATGGGAAGGCGAGTTTGGGAAAGAAATGCCGTCTGAGGTCGTGGTCGAGGCGCTGATAGAGTAG